The genomic DNA AGACCTGCCGTGCTCATGTTTCAGACTTACTGTATAAGTGATGTTGTGGATTGGCTGATTTCCACCTAAGCCCCCCTCTTTGATCTTCCAGGCCCACCACATAATTGGATGAAAGACCTGCTGCTTATCGTCTCCGTGGTGATGGGTGTGGGGGGCTGCTGGTTTGCCCAGGCTCAGAACAAGGCCTCCAAGGTGCACATCTCCAAGATGATGAAGGACCTGGAGAGTCTGCAGAGGGCTGAGCTCAGCCTGCGAGAGCTACAGGAACAGTAAGTACTCCTTGCTTGAGTACCCCAACAAAATGGCTGCTTAGTGGTTTCAGTTGGGTTTTTTGGAGGGAGTTGAGTGGAGGCTGTTTGACGTTAATGTCATTATAGTATATTGCACCAAGATATGttctgatgtttgtgtgtgtgtgtgtgtgtgtgtgtgtgtgtatgtgtgtgtgtgtgcacctacctGTGTGTCTGGGTCAGACTTGAGAGGGCACAGGAGGAGAAGCGCACAGTCACGGTGGAGAAGCAGAATCTGGAGGAGAAGATGAGGGACGAGATCCAGGGGGCCCAGGAGGAGGCCAATCGTCTCCATGAGCTCAGACAGGGGGCGGTGAGTGAGCTGAGCCGCCTACGCTACGCAGaagaggagctggagcaggcAAGTTGAACTCACCCCACCTGAACACCATAAATATAACCCAGGAATCTCTCGCCTCTTTCAGCGTGTCAACACAATCATGACCATATTTGATTGAGGGCCATAGTGGCAGACTGtaacacacaaggaaacacgtTGGTAAAAACATTCAGCACAATTCAGAAAGAATAGGGTTAATATAACTGACAGGCACCAGACAACTGCACAAACATGGCTGGAGGTAGGGGCTTACTCACACGTGGTCCTGTTACGCGGCAGGTCCTAGGGGCGCTGAAAAAGGCTGAAATGGATATGCAGACCAGTTGGACAGTTCCCGATGCCCTACAACTCTGGCTCCAGCTCACCTACGAGGTCGAGGTCCAGTACTACAACGTCAAGAAGCAGAGCGCTGAGCAGCAACTTGGCATAGCTAAGGATGAGGTATGAGGCCCAAAGGTAGAGGGCTCAGTCGCCCTCTTAAACCCTTGGCTTGTACCTACATGACAGTCTGTTATTGATTTCTACGTGCCACCCACACCCATGAAATATCCATTTACTACCAGGCTGAGAAGATCAAGAAAAAGAGGAGCTCTGTCCTGGGGACTCTACAAGTGGCGCACAGTTCTTCTCTCGACCAAATTGACCACAAGATCCTCGCGGCCAAGTGAGTTGCTGTAATCCATTTTAGCTTAGTTTACAGGGAAGAAGGTGTTTTGTGCCACCTTATCATTCTTCAGGTTTTGGTAGCCTTACTCCATCATACTGTTGCTCTCAACTCAGTTTTCACAGAGATTACGGTCTGGAAATCCTGGAGTGTGCACTTAGTGAATAGGCCTGGCTGTACCAAGCTAGATCAGTGATAGATCAATAATAGATCAATACTTTGTAGCAGGAAAGGTCAATATCAGTACCAGTGATGTTTAAGTGGTGCCATATGTGCTATGGCTACTATACTtcacccaggtgggtgctacacattggtgaGGTTCTCCCCTTCACTGTAAAGTACTTAGATGTCTTCAAAAGTGTTATGTACAgtaaatgcaatgtgttgttgttgttgttgttgttgttgctgctgcttcaGAGCTAGGACTGTCAGTGTGGCCCAGTTCTCCAACACTGCTCAGTGTTCTTTAGTGAGTTTTACTCCTTATGGATATAGTTCTTTTGTGTCTCAGCTGACTGTGCCATGTGCCACAGGAACGCCCTGGGGGAGGTCACCGCCTGTCTGAGGGAACGTCTCCACAGATGGCAGCACGTTGAGCGCCTGTGCGGATTCCCTGTGATGAATAACCCAGGCCTACCCAGCCTGACTGCTAGCCTCTACTCAGATACGAATTTGCTGCTGATGTCCCGTGTCTCAGAGGAGGACATGTCGCCCATGATGCCGCAGATACCAGGTGTGTGCTGACTCCCAATGCCATGTTTCTGAGAAAGGCGCATTTGTCTGTTCCTTTAGTCTTTTTAGTCAGTTTGACATATACTGCTGATGTGGTAATGGACTTAATGGTTTTGTTAACTTTTTCCTCTTACTCTTCCCATAGTGGCTCCTATGAAGCGATCCCCCCGGGCTATGGTTCGTACGCGCCGGACAGGGCACATTGTTCAGCCTCCTGTAATGCTTCAATCTGACCCTGACCTGATTCCCATCCGAGCCCCTCTGCCCCGTTAtggagaagatgaagatgaacaTATACATTATATTGCCCAACTGACTAAACCGTATGTTTCATGCAATTGTGGTAATACTTTCCCCTCATTATTGTGAATGATTGCAGGGAAGATAGACTAAAAAAATACTTCTCTTTTTGTGCATTTTAAAAACAGGGAATATCTGGAGACATCATCGGACACGGATTCAATGGGATCCTCTGTCGGCAGGATTTTCACAGGCTCTGCTCTGGACACACCCAACAGGAGACTGCTTCGCGATGATGCGGACATGTTCTCCGACAGTATGTCATGGAAAGTTCCcagagaggaacaggaggacAGCAACCCCAAAAGGTTGTCCAGAGAGGAGCTTGATGAGTCCTTAAAAATGGGCCCTTGGAAAGTTCTGAGAGACGATCATGGTGTAATGATCGAGACACCAAAGCGGAGGACGTCTCGGGAGGAGCTTGATCTTGCCTCTGTGGATATGCAAACAAGGGTGGGTGTAAAGGAGGAGCCAGAGAGTGTAACGGAATTTATGACAAGAAAAGTCGGGTGGGAAAAGCTGGATAATTCCACGGATGCACCAGTTTGGAAGGAGTCAGCAGACAGTTCCGAAGATGCACATGTTGGAATGATGACAAGAGGGGAGCAGGAGGATGCCAGTGACAGTAAGAAAGGCAAGGTGctcagagaaagaaaagaagttgAATTCAAGAAGACTTCGAGGGAAGATCTCGATGTTGGTGTGGACCCACCAAGGGGCAAGATGTTCAGCGAAAGAAAGGAACCCTGCGTGGAAGTCTCCTCAAGGAAATCCTCCAGAGATGAGCTTGATAACTATTCGGACAGCCATTTTGGAAAGATATTTAGAGAGCCTGAGATTTCCTTTGAGGCAGCCTCTAGAAAACCTCCCAGGGATGATACTGATGTGCTCATTGCTCAGAGACGACGTACATTCAGAGATAAGAGGGATTTTTCCTTGGATGCAGCCCCCACAAGGAAGATCTCTAGAGATGAGTTTGACTTTGCCACTGAGAGCCAAAGAAGGAGGCCTTTCCGGGACTTCCGAATTGACAATTCTATTGACACTCCCACTGGGAAAATACCGTGGGATAGAGTGGACTTCCCGGTAGATCCACGTCGCATTTCCCGCGAGGAGCACGTAGCCATGGATGTGGGTCGCTTTGGTCAGCCTGACTTAACCACAAGCTCCTTGAAGATGTGGAAGCCGCCGCCTGACCCTATGAGCATGTTGGTGTACGACGGTATCCTTGAGAAGGCCTACCCCACCTCGTCCCTGCACGACCTACCACAAGGCATGGTGGGAATGGAGACTCTAGCCAACCAGACCTCTCACCGGTCCCCAAATGCCTCACCCCCTGAATCCAGGAGCGGCAGCCGAGAGAAGACCAAGAAGTCCTCCAAGCTCAAGAGCCTGttccagaagaagaagaaggacacCAGGTCCTCCTCCCCTGATGGGTCGACGGGCAGTCTGCAGAAGATGTGACTAGCGGTCGGCAAACACAAAAGCATCTCCAAAGCCAAAGGCTGGCAGAAGCTGAGACGGGTGTTGGGCAGATCTGCAGAGTCTGACTGATGCTCTTCTTGACGTATACTGCTAGCTTTCGGGGCAGTCCACCAGACAGCCTCAAATATCAACCAGATGGAAATGCACATCCATCTGGATATATGATGTGTTCTGCAGGGTTAAAAGAACAAGTGAAGTTTAAATGGACTCTGACAGATGGGCACAGGCTGAACTGGTCATTTGTGTTTGCCGATTACAGGTTACAGACTCTCAGATgactgagtttttttttctttttctaacaTTGAACATTAATTTGAACATTCTGATCGAATGAGTCCAACTGTACAGGTTCAGAAGCGTGAACCGTGGTCCCAGTGAAACAATGGTCGCTTATTGACATGGCAAGAGCTGTGGTGATGACGTAACACCTCAAGCGAGAGGACAACCGTGGCCTCAATGACAGGTTTCACTATGATAATGATGCTTGTCAGGCTTTTGAGGTTTATTGGATTATGCAGTTTTAAGATGGACATGTTAAGAGTTGAATGTCTTAATGCCTTTTCTAACACTGTTTGATATCTATGTGGTACTGTGGGAAAAAAATTGTCTCAAATGTGAGGATGTTGAAAAGACTGCAATGTGAGGATGGCATGAAGAGTAATGGAAGATTATATCTATACACGAGAACACACACGGTCAAATATGAATTTGGTGTGACCTCTGTCTTTAGGACAGCATCAATTTGCCAATGAGTACAATATTGTATTGAATATTTTGGAAAAAAATTGCCACAGTTTGTTGATGCATTAATCATGTCTTAATTATTTCTGTGTCTTAATTTTTTCTGCAATAATAATTACTATAAAACCTTATTCTTGTCAACAACAAAATGTCTCATTGGGACACCTCACTATTCTCAAAAAGAGTGCTTGAAAAAGAGGTGTTCTGTGAAACAAGTGCCTGAAATATTTGCAcagcactgtacagtataccaccagccccccacctcctccggATTCTGccttatgcacacacatcttCTCTTTTGTCAGTGGGATTCATGCAGGAGAGACACTATTTAGGAatattgttattgtttacaAATTTAGTAGACCTGTGGAGTTTTAGATTGACCATTGTTTTCATACATGATCATGTTTTCCATGATCAAATTAATTATAAAAATACGTCATGGTTGCTGCACTCTTACATTGCAATCTGAACGTTCCTGTGTGCCAGATAACTGCATACAAAATGAACTGTATTCAGTTGAAATCTGTATGTAACATATCAACAAccttttagatagatagatagatagatagatactttattgatccccaaggggaagaGCAAGACCTTTTGACCTTTTCTAAGATGGAACTGGCACATGGTATGTCATCCATACCTTTTAAACATGCAACTTCAGTTGTGGCCACTTGATGTCACCCAAATGTAAAATAGAACAAAATAAACATGTCTTCTTCACACTCTTGTTCCATTTATCTTGTGTAAAGTGAATTCATACATGTAAATACATTGATACACAATCCTCAACCATCAACAAGATCATTTTGGTAAcaatttattttaatgtgtcgctgttacagtgtacctacctaattaggtacagtagTACGATGTACTAGCATGCATtagcattgtacttgcattatgtatttgtgggtacctacatatagttgttacattgtaatactgagtgcttttacaaaactttgccaatttgccaacatttttcatcagaggcaaacgGCTGACCTGGGaactgctggatggggtaaatgatacagtagatttaatatacaaaccattcttagctccagtcaaggcct from Sardina pilchardus chromosome 2, fSarPil1.1, whole genome shotgun sequence includes the following:
- the stim2a gene encoding stromal interaction molecule 2, encoding MLLISLSVILVLRGFLICAADGMQDDFQNADAVSSFYVFDETDPCSVVSPPCESEADRFSLEALRHIHRELDDDQDGGIEVEESVEFIIEDMQQQQQINKHSHLHREDQHITVEELWRGWKSSEVHNWTQEEVLRWLREFVELPQYERNFKDLRVNGNTLPRIASNEPSFMSAYLKIQDPQHKQKLKLKALDVVLFGPPTRPPHNWMKDLLLIVSVVMGVGGCWFAQAQNKASKVHISKMMKDLESLQRAELSLRELQEQLERAQEEKRTVTVEKQNLEEKMRDEIQGAQEEANRLHELRQGAVSELSRLRYAEEELEQVLGALKKAEMDMQTSWTVPDALQLWLQLTYEVEVQYYNVKKQSAEQQLGIAKDEAEKIKKKRSSVLGTLQVAHSSSLDQIDHKILAAKNALGEVTACLRERLHRWQHVERLCGFPVMNNPGLPSLTASLYSDTNLLLMSRVSEEDMSPMMPQIPVAPMKRSPRAMVRTRRTGHIVQPPVMLQSDPDLIPIRAPLPRYGEDEDEHIHYIAQLTKPEYLETSSDTDSMGSSVGRIFTGSALDTPNRRLLRDDADMFSDSMSWKVPREEQEDSNPKRLSREELDESLKMGPWKVLRDDHGVMIETPKRRTSREELDLASVDMQTRVGVKEEPESVTEFMTRKVGWEKLDNSTDAPVWKESADSSEDAHVGMMTRGEQEDASDSKKGKVLRERKEVEFKKTSREDLDVGVDPPRGKMFSERKEPCVEVSSRKSSRDELDNYSDSHFGKIFREPEISFEAASRKPPRDDTDVLIAQRRRTFRDKRDFSLDAAPTRKISRDEFDFATESQRRRPFRDFRIDNSIDTPTGKIPWDRVDFPVDPRRISREEHVAMDVGRFGQPDLTTSSLKMWKPPPDPMSMLVYDGILEKAYPTSSLHDLPQGMVGMETLANQTSHRSPNASPPESRSGSREKTKKSSKLKSLFQKKKKDTRSSSPDGSTGSLQKM